One Coffea arabica cultivar ET-39 chromosome 5e, Coffea Arabica ET-39 HiFi, whole genome shotgun sequence DNA segment encodes these proteins:
- the LOC140006832 gene encoding uncharacterized protein, which produces MRALVWNCRGVGSPLTVPQLKELVQVHSPSLIFLSETKKKKTFINSVKQWVRFDELFVVDPMGLAGGLAVIWKRDIQVKSILFTSFTIELLIGDQGGSKDWWCVCAYTSSDDKIREQQWRVLERRTQIWGDCWALMGDLNDIKSNGEKWGGRIRPASSFETFTCFINRTGLIDIGFEGVPWTWCNNRDNEGEIKERIDRVLGTKQWCGNFGKAKVIHAETEASDHCALVLDLTPVDIPRKRRFAFDKRWIMQEGVGEVIKEAWGKEHQGSRLYRVQSKIKQVRMNLLHWSKNLNLNSKKQIEQIKKEIKEVRDR; this is translated from the coding sequence ATGAGAGCTCTGGTGTGGAACTGTCGAGGTgtggggagccccttgacagttccccaaCTTAAGGAACTTGTACAAGTCCACTCTCCATCTCTGATATTCTTGTcagagacaaaaaagaaaaagacattcATAAATAGTGTTAAGCAGTGGGTGAGGTTTGATGAGTTGTTTGTAGTAGATCCTATGGGGTTGGCAGGTGGTCTAGCTGTGATTTGGAAGAGGGATATACAGGTGAAAAGTATATTATTTACTAGTTTCACTATAGAGTTACTTATTGGTGATCAGGGAGGGAGCAAAGATTGGTGGTGTGTGTGTGCCTATACCAGCTCAGATGATAAGATTAGGGAGCAGCAATGGAGGGTGCTAGAGAGGAGAACACAGATTTGGGGTGATTGCTGGGCTCTAATGGGAGATTTGAATGATATCAAGTCTAATGGGGAGAAGTGGGGTGGTAGAATCAGGCCTGCTAGCAGCTTTGAAACTTTCACTTGTTTCATTAATAGGACTGGCCTTATAGACATTGGTTTTGAGGGAGTGCCTTGGACTTGGTGTAATAACAGGGACAATGAAGGGGAGATTAAGGAAAGGATTGATAGAGTGTTGGGTACTAAGCAGTGGTGTGGAAACTTTGGAAAAGCTAAAGTGATCCATGCTGAGACAGAAGCTTCTGATCACTGTGCTCTGGTACTGGACCTGACCCCTGTAGACATTCCTAGGAAGAGGAGATTTGCTTTTGATAAAAGGTGGATCATGCAGGAGGGGGTTGGGGAGGTGATCAAGGAGGCATGGGGGAAAGAGCACCAGGGGTCTAGGCTGTATAGAGTACAGAGCAAGATTAAACAAGTTCGTATGAATCTGCTGCATTGGAGCAAGAATTTGAATCTGAACTCCAAAAAGCAGATAGAACAGATTAAAAAGGAAATTAAAGAAGTGAGGGATAGGTAG